Proteins from one Catenuloplanes atrovinosus genomic window:
- a CDS encoding helix-turn-helix domain-containing protein → MPGDQRTPVHPVLRSLGRELKLARERRGFSQQDLAKEIHFSDSLISAVETGRRPASSDLIYRADDALNTDGLLRRLLEAAQEAANQEMMPEWFRPWREIEQAATALRFYQQFVVSGLLQTPDYARAVLRAGMTTADEAALQRATDARIQRQHILTRETPPQLIMILEESALHRPVGSPEVMRDQLAHLIDIATAGRVELHILPTDIGAHRGMSGTFVLATLPDAPEIAYLDSQLRGLVIESPADVEAVRRTWEGLLGESLPQRLSLNLIKEAAQAWTI, encoded by the coding sequence ATGCCTGGTGATCAGAGAACGCCCGTACACCCGGTACTGCGATCGCTCGGAAGAGAACTCAAGCTCGCACGTGAACGGCGGGGTTTCAGCCAACAGGATCTCGCCAAGGAGATCCACTTTTCCGACAGCCTCATCTCGGCCGTCGAGACCGGCAGACGTCCCGCAAGTAGCGACCTCATTTACCGTGCCGACGACGCACTCAACACCGACGGTCTCCTGAGACGCCTTCTTGAGGCCGCTCAAGAGGCGGCCAACCAAGAGATGATGCCCGAGTGGTTCCGCCCTTGGAGGGAGATCGAGCAGGCCGCGACAGCCCTCCGGTTCTACCAGCAGTTCGTGGTCAGCGGCTTACTCCAAACCCCGGACTACGCCCGAGCCGTGCTCCGGGCCGGCATGACCACCGCCGACGAGGCGGCCCTCCAGCGTGCAACCGACGCCAGAATTCAGCGTCAACACATTCTCACCAGGGAAACCCCACCACAACTGATCATGATTCTCGAAGAGTCCGCCCTACACCGCCCTGTGGGCTCACCCGAGGTCATGCGCGACCAACTAGCCCATCTGATCGACATAGCCACAGCCGGCCGTGTCGAACTCCACATCCTGCCCACAGACATCGGCGCTCACCGCGGCATGTCCGGCACCTTCGTCCTGGCGACCCTCCCCGACGCCCCAGAGATCGCCTACCTCGACTCCCAGCTACGCGGCCTTGTGATCGAATCCCCCGCAGACGTTGAAGCCGTCCGCCGCACCTGGGAAGGTCTCCTAGGAGAATCCCTTCCCCAGCGCCTATCACTCAACTTGATCAAGGAAGCGGCTCAGGCATGGACCATCTGA
- a CDS encoding ImmA/IrrE family metallo-endopeptidase codes for MTSRNTIELTVDSFLHERGIAEPPIDIEQLCKAEGIAIAKHDFSGNESGFALSQGDTKIIGVNTATTPLRQRFTIAHEFGHLYLHHKPLIVDHSILVISKRNDVSSMGTDQEEVEANAFAAAILMPRNLVRRELEKHIDESGPTDRESVIRAMARTFNVSPQAMGYRLVNLNLITGSI; via the coding sequence ATGACATCGCGTAATACGATCGAGTTGACTGTCGACAGCTTCCTTCATGAGCGAGGAATTGCTGAGCCGCCTATCGACATCGAGCAGCTATGCAAGGCCGAGGGCATCGCCATTGCGAAACATGATTTTTCTGGCAACGAGTCAGGCTTTGCTCTAAGCCAGGGTGATACCAAGATTATTGGCGTCAACACCGCAACAACGCCACTTCGCCAACGCTTTACTATCGCCCACGAATTCGGACATCTATATCTACATCACAAGCCTTTGATCGTCGATCACTCGATTCTTGTCATAAGTAAAAGAAATGACGTATCGAGCATGGGTACCGATCAGGAAGAAGTTGAGGCAAACGCTTTTGCTGCCGCCATCCTAATGCCGAGGAATCTGGTAAGGCGGGAACTCGAAAAGCACATCGACGAGAGCGGCCCGACCGACAGAGAGTCGGTCATTCGAGCCATGGCCAGAACATTCAACGTAAGCCCACAAGCAATGGGCTACAGATTGGTTAACCTAAATCTAATCACCGGCAGCATTTAG
- a CDS encoding DUF2188 domain-containing protein: MATRKRFFVVPSGPMWQVKYNAEVLSTHSTKEQAVAAGQGIAKANQPSQLIVLRKDGTIEYEYTYGADPYPPVG; this comes from the coding sequence TTGGCCACGCGCAAGAGATTCTTCGTTGTGCCCAGCGGCCCGATGTGGCAGGTCAAGTACAACGCCGAGGTGCTGTCGACCCACAGCACCAAGGAGCAGGCAGTTGCGGCCGGGCAGGGGATCGCGAAGGCGAACCAGCCGAGCCAGCTCATCGTCCTGCGGAAAGACGGGACGATTGAGTACGAGTACACATACGGCGCCGATCCGTACCCGCCGGTCGGCTAG
- a CDS encoding PP2C family protein-serine/threonine phosphatase, whose amino-acid sequence MGDGDRVWAGALHRLWRAASAITDREELAELVLPPLQALPGVVAVWGLRHRVSDGEVAEYRWTGVPLESDEDRALARRLGVWGHGETVAVRDEALRRVGAAQIIVAGFEIVGEAGGTIELLVDDDADVSRLAGCLWQVIDVTREAIARLKRRRADDEQSVRDALLAEASLQMDAVLDTTQTMQRVARMTVPAIAEGCLVFACDVTGLELRSAVHVDMRRMAELLADDDARSGLRALAERAVAGHGERFEPVDAAKVGARTLRAQVLRARGRVLGVLLFFFDRPDGLLPHPGFLGDLAHRAALAMDNSGLYEQRRREMVTLQEHLLPRRLPAVPGMGVAAAYAVGDRALDVGGDFYDLVVRSNGVVAALIGDVCGRGAAAAALTGMARHTLGTLLQEGVSPARALSRLNTGLRRDGSWRFVTAGVALLRETRAGISVQWTSAGHPAPLVLRRDGRVTAGRGGGLALGITDDSRLGRSRLVLTPGDTLLMFTDGLTESRDRDGRMFEDVALRETARHLRDLPVDALVRELSQAAKDFGTTGADDIAVLAIRAEQR is encoded by the coding sequence GTGGGGGACGGCGACCGGGTCTGGGCTGGTGCGCTGCATCGGCTGTGGCGGGCCGCCAGCGCCATCACCGACCGTGAGGAGTTGGCGGAGCTGGTGCTGCCGCCGCTCCAGGCGTTGCCGGGGGTGGTCGCGGTGTGGGGGCTGCGGCACCGGGTGAGCGACGGCGAGGTCGCCGAGTACCGGTGGACCGGCGTGCCGCTGGAGAGCGACGAGGACCGGGCGCTGGCCCGGCGGCTGGGCGTGTGGGGTCACGGCGAGACGGTGGCCGTACGGGACGAGGCGCTGCGCCGGGTCGGGGCCGCGCAGATCATCGTGGCCGGGTTCGAGATCGTCGGCGAGGCCGGCGGCACGATCGAGCTGCTGGTCGACGACGACGCGGACGTGAGCCGGCTCGCCGGGTGCCTGTGGCAGGTGATCGACGTCACGCGGGAGGCGATCGCCCGGCTGAAGCGGCGCCGGGCCGACGACGAGCAGTCGGTGCGTGACGCGCTGCTGGCCGAGGCGTCGCTGCAGATGGACGCGGTGCTGGACACGACGCAGACCATGCAGCGGGTGGCGCGGATGACGGTCCCGGCGATCGCCGAGGGCTGCCTGGTCTTCGCCTGCGACGTGACCGGGCTGGAGCTGCGCAGTGCGGTGCACGTGGACATGCGGCGGATGGCGGAGTTGCTGGCCGACGACGACGCGCGGTCCGGGCTGCGCGCGCTGGCGGAACGCGCGGTGGCCGGGCACGGCGAGCGGTTCGAGCCGGTCGACGCCGCGAAGGTGGGCGCGCGGACGCTGCGCGCGCAGGTGCTGCGGGCCCGCGGCCGGGTGCTCGGCGTGCTGCTGTTCTTCTTCGACCGCCCGGACGGGCTGCTGCCGCACCCGGGCTTCCTCGGCGATCTGGCGCATCGCGCGGCGCTGGCGATGGACAACAGCGGCCTGTACGAGCAGCGCCGGCGCGAGATGGTCACGCTCCAGGAGCACCTGCTGCCGCGGCGGCTGCCGGCCGTACCCGGGATGGGTGTGGCCGCGGCCTACGCGGTCGGCGATCGGGCGCTGGACGTCGGCGGCGACTTCTACGATCTCGTGGTCCGGTCGAACGGCGTGGTGGCGGCGCTGATCGGCGACGTCTGCGGCCGGGGTGCCGCGGCCGCCGCGCTGACCGGGATGGCCCGGCACACGCTCGGCACGCTGCTCCAGGAGGGCGTGTCGCCGGCCCGCGCGCTGAGCCGGCTCAACACCGGCCTGCGCCGGGACGGCTCGTGGCGGTTCGTCACCGCGGGCGTGGCGCTGCTGCGCGAGACGAGGGCGGGCATCAGCGTGCAGTGGACGTCCGCGGGACACCCGGCGCCGCTGGTGCTGCGCCGCGACGGCCGGGTGACGGCCGGTCGCGGCGGCGGCCTGGCGCTCGGGATCACGGACGACAGCCGGCTCGGCCGCTCCCGGCTGGTGCTGACGCCCGGTGACACGCTGCTGATGTTCACCGACGGGCTGACCGAGAGCCGTGACCGGGACGGCCGGATGTTCGAGGACGTGGCGCTGCGCGAGACCGCGCGCCACCTGCGGGACCTGCCGGTCGACGCGCTGGTGCGCGAGCTGAGCCAGGCCGCCAAGGATTTCGGCACGACGGGGGCCGACGACATCGCCGTCCTGGCGATCAGAGCGGAGCAGCGGTGA
- a CDS encoding helix-turn-helix domain-containing protein produces MAGDPLDDVDDFYVEVGRRIRSARMSIGMTQSQLGIKVGLTRTSITNLEAGRQRLPLHTFAAIENALGVASGSLLAPHSTNTKTQLAQAIEQHLTSAPITTREFVQKLIAQLEPTNEGSRNDIA; encoded by the coding sequence ATGGCAGGCGACCCCCTTGATGATGTCGATGACTTCTACGTAGAGGTCGGACGGCGTATCCGTTCTGCCCGAATGTCAATTGGGATGACACAAAGCCAACTGGGAATCAAGGTTGGATTAACGCGAACCTCGATCACCAACCTTGAGGCGGGCCGTCAAAGGCTGCCATTGCACACATTTGCCGCGATTGAAAATGCCCTGGGTGTAGCGTCGGGTTCGCTTCTCGCGCCGCATTCAACCAACACTAAGACACAACTCGCGCAGGCGATCGAACAACATTTAACCTCGGCTCCGATAACGACCCGAGAGTTCGTCCAAAAGTTGATAGCGCAGCTTGAACCGACCAACGAAGGGAGCAGGAATGACATCGCGTAA
- a CDS encoding DUF397 domain-containing protein, translated as MDHLTWKKSSRSGPNGGECVEIATDKVCVYVRDSKQPGGPMLTLSSRSWLRFVHDLCSDRGSLNAAGD; from the coding sequence ATGGACCATCTGACCTGGAAAAAATCCAGCCGCAGCGGCCCAAACGGCGGTGAATGCGTCGAGATTGCGACCGATAAAGTGTGCGTTTATGTGCGTGATAGTAAGCAGCCTGGAGGTCCGATGCTGACCTTATCGAGTCGTTCGTGGTTGCGATTCGTGCACGATCTCTGTAGCGATCGGGGCAGCCTAAATGCTGCCGGTGATTAG